In the genome of Streptomyces racemochromogenes, one region contains:
- a CDS encoding MerR family transcriptional regulator, translating into MDPEPALSTGAVARRLGVSPTTLRSWERRYAIGPAHREDGRHRRWTPRDIARLEEMCRLTARGVPPSEAARAALGAAPAARAGGTAAAVAPGGPGALPLGEARPEGRGLARAAVRLDQPAVAELLEAALAEHGLVTAWEEVIAPTLHAVGRKWASAGERYVEVEHLLSWQVSAALHRIRPARDQARVPPVLLACVPGELHCLAIEALAAALGERGVPVRMFGAALPAGALCDAVRRTGPRAAVLWAHSRTTADRALARSVAGIEWGLRGARGHSALLLAGPGWGPESQGPRTGRLFGLRSGLGVIADLVAGQAPATDAGRAGPVA; encoded by the coding sequence GTGGACCCCGAACCCGCCCTGAGCACCGGCGCCGTCGCCCGCCGCCTCGGGGTCTCCCCGACCACGCTGCGTTCCTGGGAGCGCCGCTACGCCATCGGCCCGGCCCACCGCGAGGACGGCCGGCACCGCCGCTGGACGCCCCGGGACATCGCCCGTCTGGAGGAGATGTGCCGGCTCACCGCACGGGGCGTGCCCCCGTCCGAGGCGGCGCGGGCCGCGCTCGGCGCAGCACCCGCCGCCCGCGCGGGCGGGACGGCGGCGGCCGTGGCGCCGGGCGGGCCCGGTGCCCTCCCCCTCGGGGAGGCGCGGCCGGAGGGACGGGGGCTCGCACGGGCCGCCGTACGCCTGGACCAGCCGGCGGTGGCGGAACTCCTGGAGGCCGCCCTGGCGGAACACGGCCTGGTCACGGCGTGGGAGGAGGTCATCGCGCCCACCCTGCACGCGGTCGGCCGCAAGTGGGCCTCGGCGGGGGAGCGTTACGTCGAGGTGGAGCACCTGCTGTCCTGGCAGGTCTCCGCCGCCCTGCACCGGATCCGCCCCGCGCGGGACCAGGCACGGGTGCCCCCGGTGCTCCTCGCGTGCGTGCCCGGGGAGCTGCACTGCCTGGCCATCGAGGCCCTGGCGGCGGCCCTCGGCGAACGGGGCGTGCCGGTGCGGATGTTCGGCGCCGCCCTGCCCGCCGGGGCGCTGTGCGACGCGGTACGGCGTACGGGTCCGCGTGCCGCCGTGCTCTGGGCGCACTCCCGCACCACCGCGGACCGGGCCCTGGCCCGCTCGGTCGCCGGCATCGAGTGGGGGCTGCGGGGCGCCCGCGGCCACTCGGCGCTCCTGCTCGCCGGACCCGGCTGGGGCCCGGAGTCCCAGGGGCCGCGCACCGGGCGGCTGTTCGGGCTGCGCTCCGGCCTCGGGGTCATCGCCGACCTGGTGGCCGGGCAGGCTCCAGCGACCGACGCAGGGCGTGCAGGGCCCGTCGCATGA
- a CDS encoding RNA polymerase sigma factor: MDTVPGQGSRPQGDAPAGAAEPSTEPGFAARFAVGDEACVEAVYRRWRPMVHALALRALADPCEAEDVTQQVFLAAWRGRAGYRPGPGGMGAWLAGITRHKVADAREVRVRLARVVRAAARRAGESREAVQGPPPDQAVDRVLVLGELALLPPAQRRVLCLAFYADLSQSQIAERTGLPLGTVKSLMRRALHALRRSLEPARPPGRR; this comes from the coding sequence ATGGACACCGTTCCCGGGCAGGGCTCCCGCCCGCAGGGCGACGCCCCCGCCGGCGCCGCCGAACCCTCGACGGAGCCCGGGTTCGCGGCCCGGTTCGCCGTCGGCGACGAGGCCTGCGTGGAGGCCGTCTACCGGCGCTGGCGGCCCATGGTGCACGCCCTGGCCCTGCGCGCCCTGGCCGATCCGTGCGAGGCCGAGGACGTCACCCAGCAGGTGTTCCTCGCCGCCTGGCGCGGCCGGGCCGGGTACCGTCCGGGGCCCGGCGGGATGGGTGCCTGGCTGGCCGGCATCACCCGGCACAAGGTGGCCGACGCCCGGGAGGTCCGGGTCCGGCTGGCGCGGGTGGTGCGGGCCGCCGCGCGGCGCGCCGGCGAGTCGCGGGAGGCGGTGCAGGGGCCGCCGCCGGACCAGGCCGTGGACCGGGTGCTGGTCCTCGGGGAGCTGGCCCTGCTGCCCCCGGCCCAGCGGCGGGTGCTGTGCCTGGCCTTCTACGCCGATCTGAGCCAGAGCCAGATCGCGGAGCGCACCGGGCTCCCGCTGGGGACCGTCAAGAGCCTCATGCGACGGGCCCTGCACGCCCTGCGTCGGTCGCTGGAGCCTGCCCGGCCACCAGGTCGGCGATGA
- a CDS encoding YoaK family protein — protein sequence MDVRECRRLTVLLLVLTWVTGLIEAVSLLALGPVFTAMQTGNVLFLAFGTAHQGSLPALASGVSLLSFAVGAVCAARLEGAAQARGRHWFVIGLAVEAALVLAAACVGWGVPPRYGNPAARHLMTAAVLAGAMGFRNVTSMRVNMPGVPTTLVTRSMTALLGGSALGHDSAFGYGTGAWGRRAWAVAAMFAGGLTGALLVRAGWTVNWLLLPASAVVCAVGLAYVRQPELRPGTC from the coding sequence ATGGACGTGCGTGAGTGCAGGCGGCTGACGGTCCTGCTGCTGGTGCTGACCTGGGTGACGGGGCTGATCGAGGCCGTCAGCCTGCTGGCCCTGGGGCCGGTGTTCACCGCCATGCAGACCGGCAACGTGCTGTTCCTCGCCTTCGGCACGGCCCATCAGGGGAGCCTGCCCGCCCTGGCGTCGGGGGTGTCGCTGCTGTCGTTCGCGGTCGGCGCGGTGTGCGCGGCCCGGCTGGAGGGGGCCGCGCAGGCCCGGGGGCGGCACTGGTTCGTGATCGGCCTGGCGGTGGAGGCGGCGCTGGTCCTGGCCGCCGCCTGCGTCGGGTGGGGCGTGCCGCCCCGGTACGGCAACCCGGCCGCGCGGCACCTGATGACGGCCGCCGTCCTCGCGGGCGCGATGGGTTTCCGCAACGTCACCAGCATGCGGGTCAACATGCCGGGGGTGCCGACGACCCTGGTGACCCGGTCGATGACGGCCCTGCTGGGCGGCTCGGCGCTGGGGCACGACAGCGCCTTCGGCTACGGCACGGGCGCGTGGGGGCGGCGGGCGTGGGCGGTCGCCGCGATGTTCGCGGGCGGGCTGACGGGGGCCCTGCTGGTGCGGGCCGGGTGGACGGTGAACTGGCTGCTGCTGCCGGCGTCGGCGGTGGTGTGCGCGGTCGGCCTGGCCTACGTCCGACAGCCGGAGCTACGCCCCGGCACCTGCTGA
- a CDS encoding histidine phosphatase family protein, with protein sequence MSELLLVRHGETAWSANGRHTGLTDVPLTARGADEALSLAPYFRDREPALVLTSPLSRAVATAELAGLTGGIPEPDLHEWDYGGYEGVTTAEIQRTRPDWSLWTDGVPPGDDRHPGEQAAQVGVRADRVLARVAQTLRAGRGDVVLVAHGHFLRVLTARYLGLPPQDGRLFLLRTGTVSVLSTEHGLPVIAGWNTRP encoded by the coding sequence ATGAGTGAACTGCTGCTGGTGAGGCACGGGGAGACGGCGTGGAGCGCGAACGGGCGCCACACGGGGCTGACCGACGTGCCGCTGACCGCGCGGGGCGCCGACGAGGCCCTCTCGCTGGCCCCCTACTTCCGCGACCGCGAACCCGCCCTGGTGCTGACCAGCCCGCTCAGCCGGGCCGTCGCCACGGCCGAACTCGCCGGGCTCACCGGCGGGATCCCCGAACCCGACCTCCACGAATGGGACTACGGCGGCTACGAGGGCGTCACCACCGCCGAGATCCAGCGCACCCGCCCCGACTGGTCGCTGTGGACCGACGGCGTCCCGCCGGGCGACGACCGGCACCCGGGCGAGCAGGCCGCTCAGGTGGGCGTCCGCGCCGACCGGGTCCTCGCCCGCGTCGCGCAGACGCTGCGAGCCGGCCGGGGCGACGTCGTACTCGTCGCCCACGGCCACTTCCTGCGCGTCCTGACCGCCCGCTACCTCGGCCTGCCCCCACAGGACGGCCGGCTCTTCCTGCTGCGCACCGGTACCGTCAGCGTGCTGTCCACGGAGCACGGGCTCCCGGTCATCGCCGGCTGGAACACCCGTCCCTGA
- a CDS encoding PLP-dependent aminotransferase family protein — MRGSWVNPAEEHPSGDGDGSGGGSGDGSGSGSGSGSDLYLDLDLSGGGSLRARLMRALREAVHSGRLAPGTRLPPYRTLAADLGIARNTVADAYAELVEEGWLSARQGSGTRVAERAVPLEPERPRGPARPARRRTVHDLAPSSPDASAFPRTAWLGAARRALAAAPHDAFGVGDPRGRIELRRTLTEYLARARGVRTSPDRIVLCSGFAHALELLGPVLTGPVAVESYGLPFHREVLERAGRATVPLTVDGRGTRVGELAGTGARAVLLTPAHQFPTGGPLHPERRAAVVDWARARGGLVVEDDYDGEFRYDRQPVGAVQGLDPERIVYVGSVSKSLSPALRMGWMVLPGRLVDEVLEAKGEREMWSGVTDQLTLAEFVSSGGYDRHLRRMRQVYRRRRDLLAARLAAEAPHVRVSGVAAGLHAVLELPPGTEAAALRAARRAGLALDGLGPYLHPASAMAPRDGLVLGYGTPPEHAFAAALDALCLALPEPPQAV, encoded by the coding sequence ATGCGGGGATCTTGGGTCAATCCGGCGGAGGAGCATCCCTCCGGCGATGGCGACGGCAGCGGCGGCGGCAGCGGCGACGGCAGCGGCAGCGGCAGCGGCAGCGGCAGCGATCTGTACCTGGACCTGGACCTGAGCGGCGGGGGCAGCCTGCGCGCCCGGCTGATGCGCGCCCTGCGGGAGGCGGTGCACTCGGGGCGGCTGGCGCCGGGGACCCGGCTGCCGCCCTACCGGACGCTCGCCGCCGACCTGGGGATCGCCCGCAACACCGTCGCCGACGCCTACGCGGAGCTGGTCGAGGAGGGCTGGCTGTCGGCGCGCCAAGGGTCGGGCACCCGGGTCGCGGAGCGGGCCGTCCCGCTGGAGCCCGAGCGGCCGCGCGGTCCGGCCCGGCCCGCGCGGCGGCGTACCGTCCACGATCTGGCGCCCAGCTCCCCCGACGCCTCGGCCTTCCCCCGTACGGCCTGGCTGGGCGCAGCCCGGCGGGCGCTGGCCGCCGCCCCGCACGACGCCTTCGGGGTGGGGGACCCGCGCGGCCGGATCGAGCTGCGGCGCACCCTGACGGAGTACCTCGCGCGGGCCCGGGGCGTACGGACCTCCCCCGACCGGATCGTGCTCTGCTCCGGGTTCGCGCACGCCCTGGAACTGCTGGGGCCGGTCCTGACGGGCCCGGTCGCCGTCGAGTCGTACGGGCTGCCGTTCCACCGGGAGGTGCTGGAGCGGGCCGGGAGGGCGACGGTGCCGCTGACCGTGGACGGCCGGGGCACGCGGGTCGGGGAGCTCGCGGGGACGGGGGCGCGGGCCGTGCTGCTCACGCCGGCGCACCAGTTCCCGACGGGCGGGCCGCTGCACCCCGAGCGGCGGGCGGCGGTGGTGGACTGGGCGCGGGCCCGCGGCGGGCTCGTCGTGGAGGACGACTACGACGGGGAGTTCCGCTACGACCGCCAGCCGGTCGGCGCCGTGCAGGGCCTGGACCCGGAGCGGATCGTGTACGTCGGCTCCGTCAGCAAGAGCCTGTCGCCCGCGCTGCGGATGGGCTGGATGGTGCTGCCGGGCCGGCTGGTGGACGAGGTCCTGGAGGCGAAGGGGGAGCGCGAGATGTGGTCGGGGGTGACGGACCAGCTCACCCTGGCCGAGTTCGTCTCCTCGGGCGGCTACGACCGCCACCTGCGCCGGATGCGGCAGGTCTACCGGCGCCGCCGGGACCTGCTGGCGGCGCGGCTCGCGGCCGAGGCCCCGCACGTCCGGGTCAGCGGGGTCGCGGCCGGGCTGCACGCGGTGCTGGAGCTGCCGCCGGGCACGGAGGCGGCCGCCCTGCGCGCGGCGCGCCGGGCGGGGCTGGCGCTGGACGGGCTGGGCCCGTACCTGCACCCGGCCAGCGCCATGGCCCCGCGGGACGGTCTGGTGCTGGGCTACGGCACCCCGCCCGAGCACGCGTTCGCGGCGGCACTCGACGCGCTGTGCCTGGCCCTGCCCGAGCCGCCGCAGGCGGTCTGA
- a CDS encoding carboxymuconolactone decarboxylase family protein: MTTFQVPERMNFSAVAPRVFKAVLALDAAARKGLDPVLLELVQIRASQINRCAYCIDYHTGDARKAGESQERMHQLSAWHDSSLFTEKERAALALTEEITLLPGGVSDAVYDEAARHFGEEELAQLIALVFTVNTWNRMNVTTRKTPGTE, encoded by the coding sequence ATGACAACTTTTCAGGTTCCCGAACGCATGAACTTCTCCGCCGTCGCCCCCCGTGTCTTCAAGGCCGTCCTCGCCCTCGACGCCGCCGCCCGCAAGGGACTGGACCCCGTCCTGCTGGAACTGGTCCAGATCCGCGCCTCGCAGATCAACCGCTGCGCGTACTGCATCGACTACCACACCGGCGACGCCCGCAAGGCCGGCGAGTCGCAGGAGCGCATGCACCAGCTCTCCGCCTGGCACGACTCCAGCCTGTTCACCGAGAAGGAACGCGCGGCCCTCGCCCTGACCGAGGAGATCACCCTGCTCCCCGGCGGCGTCTCGGACGCCGTCTACGACGAGGCCGCACGCCACTTCGGCGAGGAGGAGCTCGCCCAGCTGATCGCGCTCGTCTTCACCGTCAACACCTGGAACCGGATGAACGTCACCACCCGCAAGACCCCCGGCACCGAGTGA
- a CDS encoding APC family permease, with protein sequence MNDGDRAGAGSTIGDAGPEEGLKANAIGFLDALVIGLNSTSPAYSLAAVIGPIVALAGIYAPGVMLASFVPMLLIAAAFYYLNKVDQDCGTTFSWVTRAMGPWAGWLGGWAITMTGVLVIGSLADVAVHFGLLAVGLDDWAANQVVRQTLTVLVILAMTAVCVIGTEISAHLQDVLILAQVLFLLVFAFVAIYRVYAGTSTLDAIEPSLTWLNPFGAGGAALTGGLLLGVFIYWGWESAVNLTEEVEDSATAPGKAGIWSTLVLLVTYLSVGFAIVAYAGTEFLAKNAAEEEAVFAVLAHEVMGGWDWMVLLAVCTSALASTQTTIIPASRTALSMARRHALPPHLAHIHPRFHTPEVSTWWVAGIAIAWYLIVNRISENALLDSLTALSLLIAFYYALTGVACAVYYRRHLLENAHNFFLIGVGPLVGAGLLTWLLVESVVDMSDPRNSAGGTSWFGLGPPLVIGIGIAALGVVLMCFWRVRDGRFWQERRGVVDPALVRGAKG encoded by the coding sequence ATGAACGACGGCGACCGCGCCGGGGCGGGCAGCACCATCGGCGACGCCGGCCCCGAGGAGGGCCTGAAGGCCAATGCGATCGGCTTCCTCGACGCCCTCGTCATCGGCCTGAACTCCACCTCGCCGGCCTACTCGCTGGCCGCCGTCATCGGCCCGATCGTCGCCCTGGCCGGCATCTACGCCCCGGGCGTGATGCTGGCCTCGTTCGTGCCGATGCTGCTCATCGCCGCCGCCTTCTACTACCTCAACAAGGTCGACCAGGACTGCGGCACCACCTTCTCGTGGGTGACCCGGGCCATGGGCCCCTGGGCGGGCTGGCTCGGCGGCTGGGCCATCACCATGACCGGGGTGCTCGTCATCGGCTCCCTCGCCGACGTCGCCGTCCACTTCGGACTGCTCGCCGTCGGCCTCGACGACTGGGCCGCCAACCAGGTCGTCCGCCAGACGCTCACCGTCCTGGTCATCCTCGCCATGACCGCCGTCTGCGTCATCGGCACCGAGATCTCCGCCCACCTCCAGGACGTCCTGATCCTCGCCCAGGTCCTCTTCCTGCTGGTCTTCGCCTTCGTCGCCATCTACCGCGTGTACGCCGGCACCAGCACCCTCGACGCGATCGAGCCCTCACTCACCTGGCTCAACCCCTTCGGGGCGGGCGGCGCGGCCCTCACCGGCGGACTGCTGCTCGGCGTGTTCATCTACTGGGGCTGGGAGTCGGCCGTGAACCTCACCGAGGAGGTCGAGGACTCCGCCACCGCCCCCGGCAAGGCCGGCATCTGGTCCACCCTGGTGCTGCTGGTCACCTACCTGTCCGTCGGCTTCGCCATCGTCGCCTACGCCGGGACCGAGTTCCTCGCGAAGAACGCCGCCGAGGAGGAGGCGGTCTTCGCCGTCCTCGCGCACGAGGTGATGGGCGGCTGGGACTGGATGGTGCTCCTCGCCGTCTGCACCTCCGCCCTCGCCTCCACCCAGACGACGATCATCCCCGCCTCCCGGACCGCCCTGTCCATGGCCCGGCGCCACGCCCTGCCCCCGCACCTGGCCCACATCCACCCGCGCTTCCACACCCCCGAGGTCAGCACCTGGTGGGTGGCCGGCATCGCCATCGCCTGGTACCTGATCGTCAACCGGATCAGCGAGAACGCCCTCCTGGACTCCCTCACCGCGCTCTCCCTGCTGATCGCCTTCTACTACGCGCTCACCGGTGTGGCCTGCGCCGTCTACTACCGCCGCCACCTGCTGGAGAACGCCCACAACTTCTTCCTCATCGGCGTGGGCCCGCTGGTCGGCGCCGGACTGCTGACCTGGCTGCTGGTGGAGTCCGTCGTCGACATGTCCGACCCGCGCAACTCCGCCGGCGGGACCTCGTGGTTCGGTCTCGGCCCGCCGCTGGTCATCGGCATCGGCATCGCGGCCCTCGGCGTGGTCCTCATGTGCTTCTGGCGGGTCCGTGACGGCAGGTTCTGGCAGGAGCGCCGCGGCGTGGTCGACCCGGCCCTCGTGCGCGGCGCCAAGGGCTGA
- a CDS encoding universal stress protein — MSVVLGYDESPGAERALRVALEVATAFGEPLVLVYGAAAPGATGEEYRAHREAVLQAGRAALARAVEAADEAGVPSTVEVVDDKPAQALLAAAERHRARVIIVGSWGDSPIRGALLGSTPHKLLHLSPVPVLCVPTEDP, encoded by the coding sequence ATGTCCGTGGTCCTCGGTTACGACGAATCCCCCGGCGCGGAGCGGGCCCTGCGGGTGGCGCTGGAGGTGGCCACCGCCTTCGGGGAACCCCTGGTCCTCGTCTACGGGGCCGCGGCGCCCGGAGCCACCGGGGAGGAGTACCGCGCCCACCGCGAGGCCGTCCTCCAGGCCGGCCGGGCCGCGCTCGCCCGGGCCGTCGAGGCCGCCGACGAGGCCGGCGTCCCCTCGACGGTGGAGGTGGTGGACGACAAGCCGGCCCAGGCCCTGCTCGCCGCCGCCGAACGCCACCGCGCGCGGGTCATCATCGTCGGCAGCTGGGGCGACAGCCCGATCCGGGGCGCCCTGCTCGGCTCCACCCCGCACAAGCTGCTGCACCTCTCGCCCGTCCCGGTGCTGTGCGTGCCGACCGAGGACCCCTGA
- a CDS encoding FUSC family protein, with translation MKRMFVAPDPGRTRLRNSLRAVIGTGAAVAVAELAGLSLTASITGGLAALLALFTVLDADVRAQRVTTALLPATGFPVLVLATGLHGMPAARDAAFLAVVFAGVYARRWGPRGHALGIFGFMMFFVTQFLHARPAQLPELFAAVALALVSAGAVRFVLWPIERRTPPAAPPPPLPGTGLARPTTRQAFQATAACAFALAVGQVLSEDRWYWAVGTAWWIFVNTASRGETLVRGFRRVLGTVVGIAAGLLIAVPLHGAPAPTAALVAVCVFGIFYTAAPSYSWMMFFVTVMAGLLYGLLGVLHPGLLLLRFEETAVGALGAALAVVLILPVTTHGANDAWIQRALHCVRAATAASLDRLAGDPAADPAPHAAELELLLVRARVALAPLVHPLSPLRARKARARQVMALLDDCAREVRGLVAVAADPQASHDARLAAACWRVEAAVEALTAPEGSPEPAAPRAAARESGTEPALAHLHGLEEALVALATPLRTDPRAPLVITA, from the coding sequence ATGAAGAGGATGTTCGTGGCTCCGGATCCGGGGCGCACCAGACTGCGGAACTCGCTCCGTGCGGTGATCGGCACCGGCGCGGCCGTCGCCGTCGCCGAACTGGCGGGGCTCTCGCTCACCGCCTCCATCACCGGCGGGCTCGCGGCGCTGCTCGCGCTGTTCACCGTCCTCGACGCGGACGTCCGCGCCCAGCGGGTGACCACCGCCCTGCTGCCGGCCACCGGCTTCCCCGTCCTGGTGCTGGCCACCGGACTGCACGGGATGCCGGCCGCCCGCGACGCGGCCTTCCTCGCCGTCGTCTTCGCCGGGGTCTACGCACGCCGCTGGGGGCCGCGCGGCCACGCCCTCGGCATCTTCGGTTTCATGATGTTCTTCGTCACCCAGTTCCTGCACGCCCGGCCCGCCCAGCTGCCCGAGCTGTTCGCCGCCGTCGCCCTGGCGCTCGTATCGGCCGGGGCCGTGCGGTTCGTGCTCTGGCCCATCGAGCGCCGCACGCCCCCCGCCGCGCCGCCGCCGCCGCTGCCCGGCACCGGCCTGGCCCGGCCCACCACCCGCCAGGCCTTCCAGGCCACCGCCGCCTGCGCCTTCGCCCTCGCCGTCGGACAGGTGCTGTCCGAGGACCGCTGGTACTGGGCCGTCGGCACCGCCTGGTGGATCTTCGTGAACACCGCCTCGCGCGGCGAGACCCTGGTCCGCGGCTTCCGCCGGGTCCTGGGCACCGTCGTCGGCATCGCCGCCGGCCTGCTGATCGCCGTACCGCTGCACGGCGCGCCCGCGCCGACCGCCGCCCTCGTGGCCGTCTGCGTCTTCGGCATCTTCTACACGGCGGCGCCCTCGTACTCCTGGATGATGTTCTTCGTCACCGTCATGGCCGGGCTGCTCTACGGCCTCCTCGGCGTGCTCCACCCCGGACTGCTGCTGCTGCGCTTCGAGGAGACCGCCGTCGGCGCCCTCGGTGCGGCCCTCGCCGTGGTGCTGATCCTCCCCGTGACCACCCACGGCGCCAACGACGCCTGGATCCAGCGCGCCCTGCACTGCGTACGGGCCGCCACCGCGGCCTCCCTGGACCGCCTGGCCGGGGACCCCGCGGCCGACCCCGCCCCGCACGCCGCCGAGCTGGAACTCCTGCTGGTCCGCGCCCGCGTCGCCCTCGCGCCGCTCGTCCACCCGCTGAGCCCGCTGCGCGCACGCAAGGCCCGCGCCCGGCAGGTCATGGCGCTGCTCGACGACTGCGCCCGCGAGGTGCGCGGGCTCGTGGCGGTCGCCGCCGACCCGCAGGCCTCCCACGACGCCCGGCTCGCCGCCGCCTGCTGGCGCGTGGAGGCGGCCGTCGAGGCCCTCACCGCCCCCGAGGGGTCCCCGGAGCCCGCCGCACCGCGCGCCGCGGCCCGGGAGTCCGGCACCGAACCGGCCCTGGCCCATCTGCACGGGCTGGAAGAGGCGCTGGTCGCCCTGGCCACCCCGCTGCGCACGGACCCGCGCGCCCCGCTGGTCATCACCGCCTGA
- a CDS encoding nitric oxide synthase oxygenase gives MEILQKHSSAAQVWEEAEEFIRLFHRENPQAGDPRARLAAVRAELAESGTYRHTPQELVHGARVAWRNSNRCIGRLYWNSLRVRDRRGLTGAEDIAAECFEHLREATNGGRVRPTITVFAPDTPDRPGPLIWSEQLVRYAGYGDHHSITVGDARNAPLTEALLALGWSGGAGTPFDLLPLVVQGVDDKPRWFDTPADAVLEVPIRHPDERDDWSDWGLRWHAVPAISNMCLEIGGIHYPAAPFNGWYMGTEIGARNLADTDRYNLLPAVARRLGLDTSSERSLWRDRALVELNRAVLDSFDRAGVTIADHHTESRRFLSHLEREERKGREVGADWSWIVPPISGAATPVFHRTYEDRPSSTAYVHHPGAQERARGRGLV, from the coding sequence ATGGAAATTCTGCAGAAGCACTCGAGCGCCGCTCAGGTGTGGGAGGAAGCCGAGGAGTTCATCCGGCTCTTCCACCGGGAGAATCCGCAGGCCGGTGATCCGCGCGCCCGGCTCGCCGCCGTACGGGCCGAGCTCGCGGAGAGCGGCACCTACCGCCACACCCCGCAGGAGCTGGTCCACGGCGCCCGCGTCGCCTGGCGCAACAGCAACCGCTGCATAGGCAGGCTCTACTGGAACTCCCTGCGGGTCCGCGACCGGCGCGGGCTGACCGGGGCCGAGGACATCGCCGCCGAGTGCTTCGAGCACCTGCGCGAGGCGACCAACGGCGGCCGGGTCCGGCCCACCATCACGGTCTTCGCCCCCGACACCCCGGACCGCCCCGGTCCGCTGATCTGGAGCGAGCAGCTGGTGCGCTACGCCGGCTACGGGGACCACCACTCCATAACGGTCGGCGACGCCCGCAACGCGCCGCTCACCGAGGCCCTGCTAGCCCTGGGCTGGTCCGGCGGTGCCGGTACCCCCTTCGACCTCCTCCCGCTGGTCGTGCAGGGCGTCGACGACAAGCCCCGCTGGTTCGACACCCCCGCGGACGCCGTGCTGGAGGTCCCGATCCGGCACCCCGACGAGCGCGACGACTGGAGCGACTGGGGGCTGCGCTGGCACGCCGTGCCCGCCATCTCCAACATGTGCCTGGAGATCGGCGGCATCCACTACCCGGCCGCCCCGTTCAACGGCTGGTACATGGGCACCGAGATCGGCGCCCGCAACCTCGCCGACACCGACCGCTACAACCTCCTCCCGGCCGTCGCCCGCAGACTCGGCCTGGACACCTCCAGCGAGCGCTCGCTGTGGCGGGACCGGGCCCTGGTCGAGCTCAACCGCGCCGTGCTGGACTCCTTCGACCGGGCAGGCGTCACCATCGCCGACCACCACACCGAGTCCCGGCGGTTCCTCTCGCACCTGGAGCGCGAGGAGCGCAAGGGCCGCGAGGTGGGGGCGGACTGGTCGTGGATCGTCCCGCCGATCTCCGGCGCCGCCACGCCCGTCTTCCACCGGACCTACGAGGACCGGCCGAGCTCCACGGCGTACGTCCACCACCCCGGCGCCCAGGAACGGGCCAGGGGACGGGGCTTGGTCTAG
- a CDS encoding lactonase family protein: MGGAHSTDQGGGHRAYIGSFTSGGGRGVTTAAVDPATGALTPLSRADSLADPSFLTVDRNSGVVYAVSETGRGAVGAFRATAAGLSPLGAPVPVDGSGPTHLSLAGGRLLTANYGSGSVSSLPLAPDGSVAGPAAVLAHTGSGPDAERQAGPHAHQVLPDPTGRWVLTVDLGGDAVRVLALDPDTGAPREHAKAVLRAGTGPRHLAFHPAAELVYVLHELEPQLTVCRWNAAEGLLEPVGEVPVASGTAPGGARAYPSAVAVSPDGRFLWAAVRGADTLVTFSLAGGPEEPRHTGTTGCGGHWPRDLAADPSGRRLYAANERSGDVTWFDVDPLTGHPRRAGSLAVPAASCVVFG, translated from the coding sequence GTGGGCGGCGCGCACAGTACGGACCAGGGCGGCGGACACCGGGCCTACATCGGCTCGTTCACCTCGGGGGGCGGCCGCGGTGTCACCACCGCGGCCGTGGATCCGGCCACCGGAGCGCTGACCCCGCTCTCCCGCGCGGACTCCCTGGCCGACCCCTCGTTCCTCACCGTCGACCGGAACTCCGGCGTGGTGTACGCGGTGAGCGAGACCGGCCGGGGAGCCGTCGGCGCCTTCCGCGCCACCGCCGCGGGGCTCTCCCCGCTGGGAGCCCCCGTACCCGTTGACGGCTCGGGACCCACCCACCTCAGCCTGGCCGGAGGCCGGCTGCTCACCGCCAACTACGGCTCCGGCAGCGTCAGCAGCCTGCCGCTCGCCCCCGACGGCAGCGTCGCCGGCCCGGCCGCGGTCCTCGCTCACACCGGCTCCGGCCCCGACGCCGAACGGCAGGCCGGCCCGCACGCCCACCAGGTGCTCCCCGATCCCACCGGTCGCTGGGTGCTCACCGTGGACCTCGGAGGCGACGCCGTACGCGTCCTCGCGCTCGACCCGGACACCGGAGCACCCCGGGAGCACGCGAAGGCCGTCCTGCGCGCCGGGACCGGGCCGCGCCACCTCGCCTTCCATCCGGCGGCCGAGCTGGTCTACGTACTCCACGAGCTGGAGCCGCAGCTGACCGTCTGCCGCTGGAACGCGGCCGAGGGGCTCCTGGAACCCGTCGGCGAGGTCCCCGTCGCCTCCGGGACCGCCCCGGGCGGCGCACGGGCCTACCCGTCGGCGGTCGCGGTCTCGCCCGACGGCCGCTTCCTGTGGGCCGCCGTCCGCGGGGCCGACACCCTGGTGACCTTCTCCCTGGCCGGCGGCCCCGAGGAGCCCCGGCACACCGGGACCACCGGATGCGGCGGCCACTGGCCGCGCGACCTGGCCGCCGACCCCTCGGGCCGCCGCCTCTACGCGGCCAACGAGCGCTCGGGGGACGTCACCTGGTTCGACGTGGATCCGCTGACCGGCCACCCGCGCCGGGCCGGATCCCTGGCCGTCCCCGCGGCCTCCTGCGTCGTCTTCGGCTAG